A window of the Zeugodacus cucurbitae isolate PBARC_wt_2022May chromosome 2, idZeuCucr1.2, whole genome shotgun sequence genome harbors these coding sequences:
- the LOC105209463 gene encoding cecropin-1-like, which yields MNFRGVFIVLAVIMAIFAGQTEAGWLKKIGKKIERVGQHTRDATIQTIAVAQQAANVAATLKG from the exons ATGAATTTCCGTGGTGTCTTCATTGTACTTGCTGTTATCATGGCAATCTTCGCTGGACAAACCGAAGCTGGTTGGCTCAAGAAGATTGGCAAGAAAATT GAACGCGTTGGCCAACATACACGAGATGCCACCATACAGACAATCGCTGTGGCTCAACAGGCTGCCAATGTCGCTGCGACACTGAAGGGTTAA
- the LOC128919718 gene encoding cecropin-1-like yields MNFNKIFVLLAVFVAIFAGQTEAGWLKKIGKKIERVGQHTRDATIQTIAVAQQAANVAATLKG; encoded by the exons atgaacTTCAACAAGATTTTCGTACTCTTGGCTGTCTTCGTCGCCATCTTCGCTGGACAAACCGAGGCTGGATGGTTGAAAAAGATTGGCAAGAAAATT GAGCGTGTCGGCCAACATACACGAGATGCCACCATCCAGACAATCGCCGTGGCGCAACAGGCAgcaaatgttgcagcaacattgaAGGGATAA